A window from Acidobacteriota bacterium encodes these proteins:
- a CDS encoding sodium/solute symporter (Members of the Solute:Sodium Symporter (SSS), TC 2.A.21 as described in tcdb.org, catalyze solute:Na+ symport. Known solutes for members of the family include sugars, amino acids, nucleosides, inositols, vitamins, urea or anions, depending on the system.) gives MTVLHPIDWLVIACYFALIAGIVVWVAKKQNKTSAGYFLAGRELGWFIVGASIFASNIGSEHLVGLAASGTTDGVAMAHYELHAWCLLVLGWIMVPFYTRSRVFTMPEFLERRFSPAARTVLSVISLVAYVLTKIAVGIFAGGIVFSVLLPEINLWGLDSFWIGSFLVVVITGLYTIVGGMRAVAYTEAVQTIVLVVGSALVTFFGLQALGGWSELRAIVPSDMFNLWKPLVPDGLEGTWAPVSNARQMAWYFNDNYPWLGMLICAPVIGLWYWCTDQYIVQRALTARNETQARRGTIAAAFFKLLPVFIFIIPGIICYALAVSGRMPQFQSLIGPDGAVIRDSAQQAFPLMVATVLPVGIRGIVVAGLLAALMSSLAGAFNASATLFTIDFYGRLRRGVSQERLVWMGRMATGVMVLIGILWIPVIRGGRGLYDYLQGVQSYLAPPIFVVFFLGVFYKRLNSTGCLWALVSGFILGIVRLAIDTPVKMIPGFQYPEGSMFWIINHIFFQYYSMIILAVSAAVMIVASHLTAAPDYSRIGGLTYATRTVEHKRASRESWTATDVVLSALVLVLILAAYLYFVG, from the coding sequence ATGACCGTGCTGCATCCTATCGACTGGCTGGTGATCGCGTGCTATTTCGCCCTGATCGCGGGGATCGTGGTCTGGGTCGCCAAGAAGCAGAACAAGACATCCGCCGGCTATTTCCTGGCCGGCCGGGAACTGGGGTGGTTCATCGTCGGGGCCTCGATCTTCGCCTCCAACATCGGGTCGGAGCACCTGGTGGGGCTGGCGGCCTCGGGGACCACCGACGGGGTCGCCATGGCCCACTACGAGCTGCACGCCTGGTGCCTGCTGGTGCTCGGCTGGATCATGGTCCCCTTCTACACGCGCTCACGAGTTTTCACGATGCCCGAATTCCTGGAGCGGCGCTTCTCCCCGGCGGCGCGCACGGTCCTGTCGGTCATTTCGCTGGTCGCCTACGTGCTGACCAAGATCGCCGTGGGAATTTTCGCCGGGGGCATCGTCTTTTCCGTCCTCCTTCCCGAAATCAACCTCTGGGGGCTGGACAGCTTCTGGATCGGCTCCTTCCTGGTGGTGGTGATCACCGGGCTGTACACCATCGTCGGCGGGATGAGGGCGGTGGCCTACACCGAGGCGGTGCAGACCATCGTGCTGGTCGTCGGCAGCGCCCTGGTCACCTTTTTCGGGCTGCAGGCGCTGGGGGGCTGGTCGGAACTGCGCGCCATCGTCCCGAGCGACATGTTCAACCTCTGGAAGCCGCTGGTCCCCGACGGTCTCGAGGGGACCTGGGCGCCCGTCAGCAACGCCAGGCAGATGGCGTGGTATTTCAACGACAACTACCCCTGGCTGGGGATGCTGATCTGCGCGCCCGTGATCGGGCTCTGGTACTGGTGCACGGACCAGTACATCGTCCAGCGCGCCCTGACGGCCAGAAACGAGACCCAGGCGCGGCGCGGCACGATCGCCGCGGCCTTCTTCAAGCTCCTCCCGGTCTTCATCTTCATCATCCCGGGTATCATCTGCTACGCCCTGGCTGTTTCCGGGCGGATGCCCCAGTTCCAGAGCCTGATCGGGCCCGACGGCGCCGTCATCCGGGACAGCGCCCAGCAGGCGTTTCCGCTGATGGTGGCCACGGTCCTGCCCGTCGGCATCCGCGGCATCGTCGTGGCCGGGCTGCTCGCCGCCCTGATGAGCTCCCTGGCGGGGGCCTTCAACGCCAGCGCCACCCTCTTCACGATCGATTTCTACGGGCGGCTGCGCCGCGGCGTGTCCCAGGAAAGACTGGTGTGGATGGGGAGGATGGCCACCGGGGTCATGGTCCTGATCGGAATCCTCTGGATCCCGGTGATCCGGGGGGGGCGCGGCCTGTACGATTACCTGCAGGGGGTCCAGTCCTACCTGGCGCCCCCCATCTTCGTGGTCTTTTTCCTCGGGGTGTTCTACAAGCGGCTGAACTCCACCGGGTGCCTCTGGGCCCTCGTATCCGGCTTCATCCTGGGGATCGTGCGCCTGGCCATCGATACGCCGGTGAAGATGATTCCCGGTTTCCAGTACCCGGAAGGGTCGATGTTCTGGATCATCAACCACATTTTCTTCCAGTACTACAGCATGATCATCCTCGCCGTGTCGGCGGCGGTGATGATCGTCGCCAGCCACCTGACGGCGGCGCCCGACTACTCGAGGATCGGCGGACTCACCTACGCCACGCGGACGGTGGAGCACAAGCGGGCGTCGCGCGAGAGCTGGACCGCCACCGACGTGGTTCTTTCGGCCCTGGTCCTGGTCCTGATCCTGGCGGCCTATCTCTACTTCGTGGGCTAG
- a CDS encoding galactose mutarotase, protein MVRSLVLCFALFPLLSAAGCAPDKEEEGSVTTNTFGRLADGRAVKSYLLENPSGVLVEVLDYGAVIRRIVAPDREGKMADVVLGYDTVEGYERGGGYLGAVVGRYGNRIAGGRFPLDGGIVELAVNDGPNHLHGGRRGFDRALWEGAVVEDPAGPSVSLRLVSPDGEEGYPGTVRLKVTYTLTDKNELRIEYEGTTDKPTVLNPTQHSYFNLSGDFTRTILGHRLSLEADAITEVGPGLIPTGRLLDVAGTPFDFRSSTEIGARIGEPDGQLAVGGGYDHNWVLRGERGEVRRAAELYEPGSGRVMTVSTDQPGIQFYSGNFLDGSQTGKGGVAHGARSGLCLETQAFPDTPNRPQFPQATLRPGETYRQVTLYQFSTR, encoded by the coding sequence ATGGTGAGGTCGTTGGTTCTCTGTTTCGCGCTTTTCCCCCTCCTCTCGGCGGCAGGTTGCGCCCCTGACAAAGAGGAGGAGGGTTCCGTGACCACGAATACGTTCGGACGGCTCGCCGACGGCAGGGCCGTAAAAAGCTACCTGCTTGAAAACCCCTCGGGCGTCCTCGTCGAGGTCCTCGACTACGGGGCGGTGATCCGCCGGATCGTGGCGCCCGACCGGGAGGGGAAAATGGCGGACGTGGTGCTGGGGTACGATACCGTCGAAGGCTACGAGCGCGGCGGCGGCTACCTGGGCGCCGTCGTGGGCCGGTACGGCAACCGCATCGCCGGGGGGCGTTTCCCCCTCGACGGCGGGATCGTCGAGCTCGCGGTCAACGACGGGCCGAATCACCTGCACGGGGGGAGGCGCGGTTTCGACCGGGCCCTCTGGGAGGGGGCGGTGGTCGAGGACCCGGCCGGGCCCTCCGTCTCGCTCCGCCTGGTCAGCCCGGACGGCGAGGAGGGGTACCCCGGCACGGTGCGGCTCAAGGTCACCTACACCCTCACGGACAAGAACGAGCTGCGGATCGAATACGAGGGGACCACGGACAAACCGACGGTCCTGAACCCGACGCAGCATTCCTACTTCAACCTCTCGGGGGACTTCACCCGGACCATCCTGGGCCACCGGCTCTCCTTGGAGGCGGACGCCATAACGGAGGTGGGCCCCGGCCTCATCCCGACCGGGCGGCTGCTGGACGTCGCCGGCACTCCCTTCGACTTCCGCTCCTCGACGGAGATCGGCGCCCGCATCGGGGAGCCGGACGGGCAACTGGCGGTGGGCGGAGGCTATGACCACAACTGGGTCCTGCGGGGGGAGCGGGGGGAGGTCCGCCGCGCGGCGGAGCTCTACGAACCGGGGAGCGGGCGTGTGATGACGGTCTCCACCGACCAGCCCGGGATCCAGTTTTACAGCGGCAACTTTCTGGACGGGAGCCAGACGGGGAAGGGGGGCGTCGCCCACGGCGCCCGCTCGGGCCTGTGCCTGGAAACGCAGGCTTTTCCCGATACCCCGAACCGGCCGCAATTTCCGCAGGCGACGCTTCGGCCGGGCGAGACCTATCGCCAGGTGACGCTCTACCAATTCTCAACGAGATAA
- a CDS encoding 4Fe-4S dicluster domain-containing protein: MKRILQGNEAIARGAWEAGVAVGCAYPGTPSSEIMSELSRYPEVYTEWSTNEKVSLEVAFGASLAGGRALVAMKHVGLNVAADPLMSIAYTGVKGGLVIVVADDPGQHSSQNEQDSRHWTRFGKVPMLEPADSAECRDFTRIAFDMSERFDTPVLVRSETRVSHSDSPVETGERTEPALPKGLSRADAPKQVMVPAYARVRRLEIDRRMERLEAYAEEEFPGNVTEFGDLSVGFIASGVSCLYARELFPGYSFLKLGMVWPLPRRRIADFCRKVKKVIVVEELDPFLETEIRAMGIRVRHGKDLVPSIGELTPAILEASLTKAVTGRKCRPAKPRARTAELPGRPPNFCAGCGHRPLFYALKKLGVFVFGDIGCYTLSVAPPLSAMHASTCMGASVGGAYGAGKVLGKEGLGKVCAVLGDSTFLHGGVAPLMDAVYNQGYSTTLILDNRITAMTGQQDHPGTGRTIRGGEAPTVDYAGLARAVGVRHVRHVDPYNIAETIAVVREELERDDASVIITRDSPCILLRRERPRDRFPHPLYRVNEETCRGCRACLNVACPAISWRPEPGMTAEGQKRKGTAVINPEQCVGCGVCGQVCTFGSIIPKES; the protein is encoded by the coding sequence ATGAAAAGGATTCTTCAGGGGAACGAAGCCATCGCCCGGGGCGCCTGGGAGGCGGGGGTTGCGGTCGGGTGCGCCTATCCCGGGACGCCGAGCAGCGAGATCATGTCCGAGCTCTCCCGCTACCCGGAGGTCTACACGGAATGGTCGACGAACGAAAAGGTCTCCCTGGAGGTGGCCTTCGGGGCCTCCCTGGCGGGGGGGCGGGCGCTCGTCGCCATGAAGCATGTGGGCCTGAACGTGGCCGCCGACCCCCTGATGAGCATCGCCTACACCGGCGTCAAGGGGGGGCTCGTCATCGTGGTGGCGGACGATCCCGGGCAGCACAGCTCCCAGAACGAGCAGGACAGCCGCCACTGGACCCGGTTTGGCAAGGTGCCGATGCTCGAACCCGCCGATTCGGCCGAATGCAGGGACTTCACCCGGATCGCCTTCGACATGAGCGAACGCTTCGACACCCCCGTCCTCGTGCGGAGCGAGACCCGCGTATCCCACAGCGATTCCCCGGTGGAGACCGGGGAGCGGACCGAACCGGCGCTCCCGAAGGGCCTCAGCCGCGCCGACGCGCCCAAGCAGGTGATGGTCCCCGCCTACGCCCGCGTGCGGCGCCTGGAGATCGACCGGCGCATGGAGAGACTCGAGGCCTACGCCGAGGAGGAGTTCCCCGGCAACGTCACCGAGTTCGGGGACCTGTCCGTCGGCTTCATCGCCTCCGGCGTGTCCTGCCTTTACGCCAGGGAGCTCTTCCCCGGCTATTCGTTTCTGAAGCTCGGCATGGTCTGGCCCCTGCCCCGCAGGAGGATCGCCGATTTCTGCCGGAAGGTCAAAAAGGTGATCGTGGTGGAGGAACTGGACCCCTTCCTGGAGACCGAGATCCGCGCCATGGGGATCAGGGTGCGGCACGGAAAGGACCTGGTCCCCTCGATCGGGGAGCTGACGCCCGCGATCCTGGAAGCCTCCCTGACGAAAGCGGTCACGGGAAGGAAATGCCGTCCGGCCAAACCGCGCGCGCGGACGGCCGAACTCCCCGGCCGTCCGCCCAATTTCTGCGCGGGGTGCGGCCACCGGCCGCTCTTTTACGCGCTGAAAAAGCTGGGGGTCTTCGTCTTCGGCGACATCGGGTGCTACACCCTGTCGGTCGCGCCCCCCCTTTCGGCCATGCACGCCTCGACCTGCATGGGGGCGAGCGTCGGGGGCGCCTACGGCGCGGGGAAGGTCCTCGGCAAGGAGGGGCTCGGCAAGGTGTGCGCCGTGCTCGGGGACTCCACCTTCCTGCACGGCGGCGTCGCCCCGCTCATGGATGCGGTATACAACCAGGGGTATTCCACGACCCTCATCCTGGACAACCGGATCACGGCGATGACGGGCCAGCAGGATCACCCCGGAACCGGCCGCACCATCCGCGGGGGTGAAGCCCCGACGGTCGATTACGCCGGGCTCGCCCGCGCCGTGGGGGTCCGGCACGTGCGCCACGTCGACCCCTACAATATCGCCGAAACGATCGCCGTGGTCCGCGAAGAGCTCGAGCGCGACGACGCCTCGGTCATCATCACCCGCGACAGCCCCTGCATCCTGCTCCGCCGCGAGCGCCCCCGGGACCGTTTCCCCCACCCGCTCTACCGGGTGAACGAGGAGACCTGCCGTGGATGCCGCGCGTGCCTCAATGTCGCCTGTCCCGCCATCAGCTGGCGGCCGGAGCCGGGGATGACGGCGGAAGGACAGAAGAGGAAGGGGACGGCCGTCATCAACCCCGAGCAGTGTGTCGGCTGCGGGGTCTGCGGCCAGGTCTGCACGTTCGGGAGCATCATACCGAAGGAAAGTTGA
- a CDS encoding indolepyruvate oxidoreductase subunit beta, with amino-acid sequence MSTSQATTNVFFSGVGGQGTILASNILGQVLLRAGYDVKKAEVHGMAQRGGDVTTHFRFGARVHSPLIRQGDVDLLIAFELLEGLRYIDWLKPDARIVLNNHRILPPAVSLGKMEYPADVAGTFRKHFGGNAHLVEGTGIARALGNVQVANVVLLGALSFLFPDLGEERWLEALREILPPRLQEINVRAFLEGRGCLAGRGQG; translated from the coding sequence ATGTCGACGAGTCAAGCCACCACCAATGTGTTCTTCTCCGGCGTCGGGGGGCAGGGGACCATTCTCGCCAGCAACATCCTCGGCCAGGTTCTCCTCCGGGCGGGCTACGACGTCAAGAAGGCCGAGGTGCACGGAATGGCGCAGCGCGGGGGGGACGTCACCACCCATTTCCGCTTCGGCGCCCGGGTCCATTCCCCCCTCATCCGGCAGGGGGACGTCGATCTCCTGATCGCCTTCGAACTGCTCGAGGGGCTGCGCTACATCGACTGGCTCAAGCCGGATGCCAGGATCGTGCTGAACAATCACCGGATCCTCCCCCCGGCCGTGAGCCTCGGAAAGATGGAATACCCGGCCGACGTCGCGGGGACCTTCCGGAAGCATTTCGGGGGGAACGCGCACCTCGTCGAAGGGACGGGCATCGCCCGCGCCCTCGGCAACGTCCAGGTGGCCAACGTGGTCCTCCTCGGGGCCCTGTCCTTCCTTTTTCCTGACCTCGGCGAGGAGCGGTGGCTCGAAGCCCTCCGCGAGATCCTTCCACCCCGTCTGCAGGAGATCAATGTCCGGGCCTTCCTCGAGGGGAGGGGGTGCCTGGCGGGAAGAGGGCAAGGATGA
- a CDS encoding ribulokinase produces the protein MTRYTIGLDFGTNSCRALLVDAGSGRELATHVFAYPSGTDGVWLDPAEPNLARQDPADYVTGIEESVVGVLRAGRAADPGFRPEAVIGIGVDTTGSSPMPVDATGQALCFQEKFRGNPDAMVWLWKDHTSYAEAAEITRLASATRPRFLSKIGGVYSSEWWWSKILRCRNVARDVFDAASSWVEICDWIPAVLTGELDPKTIRRSVCAAGHKAMFHPSWGGLPDREFLEALAPGLGALRERLYSETSTADRRAGTLSREWALRLGLSPSVAVAVGAFDAHMGAVGAGIAPGTLVKIMGTSTCDIMIHPAGDPLGDIPGVCGIVEGSVMEGYYGIEAGQSAVGDLFLWCVHQLAPEGYGGTPEERFERLGRAAAQLRAGESGLLALDWNNGNRTVLVDVRLTGLLIGQTLHTRAHEIYRALMEATGFGALAIIDRIEEYGVPVREVVNCGGLAARNPLLMQIYADIAGRPMKISRSEQAPALGAAIFAAVAAGRAAGGYDSVAAAQRAMAGTGRVYAPDPRSHAVYRRLYALYRRMHDAFGTREGSGNMYGVMKELLDIRDEVRRA, from the coding sequence GTGACTCGCTACACGATCGGACTCGATTTCGGCACCAACTCCTGCCGGGCCCTGCTGGTGGACGCGGGTTCCGGCAGGGAACTGGCCACCCATGTCTTCGCCTATCCTTCGGGAACGGACGGGGTATGGCTGGACCCGGCCGAACCGAACCTGGCGCGCCAGGACCCCGCCGATTACGTCACGGGGATCGAGGAATCGGTCGTCGGGGTGCTCCGCGCCGGGCGGGCGGCGGACCCCGGTTTCCGCCCCGAGGCCGTGATCGGCATCGGGGTCGATACGACCGGCAGCAGCCCGATGCCGGTCGACGCCACGGGACAGGCGCTCTGTTTTCAGGAGAAATTCCGCGGGAACCCGGACGCCATGGTATGGCTGTGGAAGGACCACACCTCCTACGCGGAAGCGGCGGAGATCACGCGCCTGGCCTCCGCGACGCGGCCGCGGTTCCTCTCGAAGATCGGCGGGGTGTATTCGTCGGAGTGGTGGTGGAGCAAGATCCTCCGCTGCCGTAACGTCGCCCGGGACGTGTTCGACGCCGCGTCGAGCTGGGTCGAGATCTGCGACTGGATCCCGGCGGTTCTGACCGGTGAGCTGGACCCGAAAACGATCCGGCGCAGCGTTTGCGCCGCCGGGCACAAGGCGATGTTTCACCCGTCGTGGGGCGGGTTGCCGGACCGCGAGTTTCTCGAGGCCCTCGCTCCCGGTCTCGGCGCGCTGCGGGAGCGCCTCTACTCCGAGACGTCGACGGCCGACCGGCGCGCCGGCACGCTGTCACGGGAGTGGGCGCTCCGGCTGGGGCTTTCGCCCTCGGTGGCCGTCGCCGTGGGGGCTTTCGACGCGCACATGGGGGCCGTCGGCGCCGGAATCGCGCCCGGGACCCTCGTGAAGATCATGGGGACCAGCACCTGCGACATCATGATCCATCCCGCCGGGGACCCCCTCGGCGACATCCCCGGGGTCTGCGGCATCGTCGAGGGGTCCGTGATGGAGGGTTATTACGGCATCGAGGCCGGACAGTCGGCGGTCGGGGACCTCTTTCTCTGGTGCGTCCACCAGCTCGCGCCGGAGGGCTATGGCGGGACTCCGGAGGAGCGCTTCGAGCGCCTCGGGCGGGCGGCGGCCCAGCTGCGGGCCGGTGAAAGCGGGCTGCTGGCCCTCGACTGGAACAACGGCAACCGGACGGTGCTGGTGGACGTGCGCCTCACGGGATTGCTGATCGGGCAGACCCTCCATACGCGGGCGCACGAGATCTACCGCGCGCTGATGGAGGCCACCGGGTTCGGAGCGCTGGCCATCATCGACCGGATCGAGGAGTACGGCGTGCCGGTCCGGGAGGTCGTCAATTGCGGCGGGCTCGCGGCCCGGAACCCTCTCCTGATGCAGATCTACGCCGATATCGCCGGGCGCCCGATGAAGATTTCCCGGAGCGAACAGGCCCCGGCGCTCGGCGCCGCGATCTTCGCCGCGGTCGCCGCGGGCCGGGCGGCCGGGGGGTACGATTCCGTGGCCGCGGCGCAGCGGGCGATGGCGGGGACCGGCAGGGTATACGCGCCCGACCCCCGCAGCCACGCGGTCTACCGGCGCCTCTACGCCCTGTACCGCCGGATGCACGATGCCTTTGGAACCCGGGAGGGATCGGGTAACATGTACGGTGTGATGAAGGAACTTCTCGATATCCGGGATGAAGTGCGGCGGGCATGA
- the araD gene encoding L-ribulose-5-phosphate 4-epimerase AraD, with protein sequence MDALKEEVFRANTELVRLGLVTGTWGNASAVDRSRGIVVIKPSGVDYASMAPGDMAVVDLDGREVGPGLRPSSDTATHLELYRAFEGIGGVVHTHSPYATMFAQASREIPCLGTTHADHFRGAVPVTRFLSEEEVRGEYERETGRLIVERFRGLDPLATPGVLVAGHAPFAWGAHAAAAVENSLVLERVAQLALGTLGLDPGIGALPEYIQEKHYRRKHGPDAYYGQGKTPPS encoded by the coding sequence CTGGACGCGCTCAAGGAAGAGGTTTTCAGGGCCAACACGGAGCTGGTGCGCCTGGGGCTGGTGACCGGGACCTGGGGGAACGCCAGCGCCGTCGACCGCTCCCGCGGGATCGTGGTGATCAAGCCGAGCGGCGTCGACTACGCGTCGATGGCCCCCGGGGACATGGCTGTCGTGGACCTGGACGGCAGGGAGGTCGGCCCCGGGTTGCGCCCCTCTTCCGATACGGCGACGCACCTGGAGCTCTACCGGGCGTTCGAAGGGATCGGGGGCGTGGTCCACACGCACAGTCCTTATGCGACCATGTTCGCGCAGGCCTCGAGGGAGATCCCCTGCCTGGGCACCACGCACGCCGATCATTTCAGGGGCGCCGTGCCGGTGACCCGGTTCCTTTCGGAAGAGGAAGTGCGCGGGGAATACGAACGGGAAACGGGCCGGCTCATCGTCGAACGCTTCCGCGGGCTCGACCCGCTGGCGACGCCGGGCGTTCTCGTCGCCGGGCACGCGCCGTTCGCATGGGGAGCGCATGCCGCCGCCGCCGTCGAGAACAGCCTGGTCCTCGAGCGGGTGGCGCAGCTGGCGCTGGGGACCCTCGGGCTCGATCCCGGAATCGGCGCGCTTCCGGAATATATCCAGGAAAAACACTACCGCCGCAAGCATGGGCCCGATGCCTATTACGGCCAGGGGAAAACCCCCCCTTCCTAG